A single region of the Salipaludibacillus sp. LMS25 genome encodes:
- a CDS encoding glycosyltransferase family A protein has product MRIINKLKSSLSSQQKDFLKKAIPFLDGNGKGKRAVKAVKWKLNNLGFTERGLKDLEKLYNNAKRATYKSYIAWELALWHANQQTKEDALKALDYLKVFMLAKPNHEEVRRATILTAECFVILGDNTSAKRTIDNAMKVYTHPDIYLSAANVEQDLEKRLSWINEVLKSAGLLELKLADNYSEKETPYDALETVSLKTLVKNDVLLDNKVTVIMPVYNAEQDIHTSLPSVINQTWANIEILVVDDASTDRTIEEVEKYKRVDSRVKLIKAKTNGGPYVARNLALKYATGDYITINDGDDWSHPEKIEKQVLHLIKTPEIVGNMSEQARMTNDLTFFRRGRPGEYLFGNFSSFMFRKSILDKLGFWDSVRFAADSEFYSRVKKEFGEKSVKSLKTGPLSFQRQTGTSLTGNEVFGYPGFKMGARREYEMAHNYHHSQTTDLYYSFPQSQRPFAVPEPMRPLKEEKRDGLREFDLIIVADFRQEDALVGRDINILKDRKLTNRKIGFVQLNIYDCLPSEDIAPVYRDIVNAGIAEIAVYGEKIKATHTIIYGNQCLVDYQKYVPKVISSKIAVILKKYSKVKGNIFPDNFEFSSNRVKDYFGEVPTWFEESPDLKQPKQEKGTEKKWSSIINYIESN; this is encoded by the coding sequence ATGCGTATAATAAATAAACTTAAAAGCTCCTTAAGTTCACAGCAGAAAGATTTCCTGAAAAAAGCGATTCCTTTTTTGGATGGGAATGGAAAAGGTAAGCGTGCAGTGAAAGCTGTGAAATGGAAACTAAATAATTTAGGCTTTACGGAACGAGGTTTGAAGGATTTAGAAAAGCTATATAATAATGCTAAAAGAGCAACTTATAAAAGTTATATTGCGTGGGAGTTAGCCCTTTGGCATGCTAACCAGCAAACGAAAGAAGATGCATTGAAAGCACTAGACTATCTGAAGGTATTTATGTTGGCTAAACCAAATCATGAGGAAGTACGACGTGCTACCATTTTAACTGCAGAATGCTTTGTTATTTTAGGTGATAATACAAGTGCTAAAAGAACCATTGATAATGCCATGAAGGTTTATACCCACCCTGACATCTACTTATCAGCAGCCAATGTCGAACAAGATTTAGAGAAGAGGCTCAGCTGGATAAATGAGGTTTTAAAAAGTGCAGGCCTTCTTGAATTAAAATTAGCTGATAACTATAGTGAAAAAGAAACACCATATGATGCTCTAGAAACCGTATCATTAAAGACATTAGTGAAGAATGATGTACTACTTGATAATAAAGTTACTGTTATTATGCCGGTGTATAACGCAGAACAAGATATTCATACTTCACTACCATCTGTTATAAATCAAACATGGGCTAACATTGAGATTTTAGTTGTAGACGATGCTTCGACAGATCGAACAATTGAAGAAGTAGAAAAATATAAACGTGTTGATAGTAGAGTGAAATTAATTAAAGCGAAGACAAATGGAGGGCCTTATGTAGCTAGAAACTTAGCACTAAAATATGCAACGGGGGACTACATTACAATTAATGATGGGGATGATTGGTCACACCCTGAAAAAATAGAAAAGCAAGTGTTGCATTTAATTAAGACGCCAGAAATTGTTGGTAATATGTCTGAACAAGCTAGAATGACAAATGACTTAACATTTTTTAGGCGCGGAAGACCAGGAGAGTACCTTTTTGGAAATTTTTCTTCATTTATGTTTAGAAAAAGCATTCTTGATAAGCTTGGTTTTTGGGATTCAGTTCGTTTTGCGGCAGATTCAGAATTTTATTCAAGGGTAAAAAAGGAATTTGGAGAAAAATCTGTCAAAAGTTTAAAAACGGGCCCCTTATCATTTCAAAGACAAACAGGTACTTCACTCACCGGAAACGAAGTTTTTGGTTATCCAGGTTTTAAAATGGGAGCTCGAAGAGAATATGAGATGGCACATAATTATCATCACTCTCAAACAACGGATCTTTACTATTCTTTCCCACAATCCCAAAGGCCCTTTGCAGTTCCAGAACCGATGCGGCCTCTGAAAGAGGAAAAACGGGATGGATTAAGAGAGTTTGACCTTATTATCGTAGCAGATTTTAGGCAAGAAGATGCTTTAGTTGGCCGAGACATCAATATTTTGAAAGACAGAAAGCTAACGAACCGAAAAATAGGTTTTGTCCAATTAAACATCTATGATTGTCTCCCGAGTGAAGACATAGCTCCGGTTTATAGGGATATTGTCAACGCCGGGATAGCTGAAATCGCTGTTTATGGAGAAAAAATAAAAGCTACACACACTATTATTTATGGAAATCAATGCTTGGTAGACTATCAAAAATATGTACCTAAAGTTATAAGTTCTAAAATCGCAGTAATACTAAAAAAGTATTCAAAAGTAAAAGGAAACATCTTTCCAGATAATTTTGAGTTCTCTTCTAATAGAGTGAAGGATTACTTTGGAGAGGTGCCTACATGGTTTGAGGAAAGCCCTGATTTAAAGCAGCCAAAACAAGAAAAGGGTACCGAAAAAAAATGGTCTTCAATTATAAACTATATAGAGAGTAATTAA
- a CDS encoding ABC transporter ATP-binding protein produces MFNKNEGVRKRAEREIVIQAENLGVSFIRGYQSDDYKSHLLNLFKKNKNEKKSNRKDGDFWPIRHLDFTGYKGEILGIIGSNGSGKTTICKMLSSILEPDEGSLYINGKVSALFSLGMGFDKELTGRENAYLNGMMLGIRKTQMNEFINEIHEFSGLGEFLDRPIKTYSSGMKARLGFSVAAFMEPEILILDEALNTGDAAFGQKAAEKMKELVSKAKMVILVTHSLKYAQKNCDRLIWLDKGVIKAEGEPKEVASKYKASVPERKLRRNKRLNIEKTHVDIKEKSIVKAHNVGVSYKVNKDEFWALKGNSFEIKEGEVVGIIGHNGAGKSTLCKLMTNILTPDEGNLELEGETTALLGYGTGFNSQLTGVDNIYLNGMLLGMSKKKIDHDYNKIVEFSNLKHVIDKPIKQYSSGMRARLGFSIAATLKPDIFILDEALSTGDIAFKQKASEKIQDMMEGAKAVIIVSHSMSFVEKICTRAIWMDQGRIIYDGEPQKAIELYRNKYNVKKKIKKIKKKKR; encoded by the coding sequence ATGTTTAACAAAAATGAAGGAGTTCGTAAAAGAGCAGAAAGAGAGATAGTCATTCAAGCTGAGAACCTAGGTGTTAGTTTTATAAGAGGGTATCAGTCTGATGATTATAAATCACATCTTCTTAACTTATTTAAAAAAAATAAAAATGAAAAAAAATCAAATCGCAAAGATGGGGATTTTTGGCCGATTCGTCACCTTGATTTCACCGGGTATAAAGGTGAAATTTTAGGAATTATTGGTTCTAATGGTTCTGGCAAGACAACTATTTGTAAAATGTTATCGAGTATTCTAGAACCAGACGAAGGTAGTTTATACATCAACGGGAAAGTCTCAGCGCTATTTTCTTTAGGGATGGGATTTGATAAGGAATTGACTGGGAGAGAGAATGCTTATCTTAATGGTATGATGTTGGGAATTCGCAAAACTCAAATGAATGAGTTTATTAATGAGATCCATGAATTTTCAGGGCTTGGAGAGTTTTTAGATCGGCCCATAAAAACATACTCTAGCGGAATGAAAGCGAGATTAGGCTTTAGTGTAGCTGCTTTTATGGAACCGGAGATCCTAATTTTAGATGAAGCGTTAAACACTGGTGATGCAGCATTTGGACAAAAGGCCGCTGAGAAAATGAAAGAACTTGTGTCCAAAGCTAAAATGGTTATTTTAGTGACTCACAGCCTTAAATATGCGCAAAAAAATTGTGACAGGCTTATCTGGTTGGATAAAGGTGTAATTAAAGCAGAAGGAGAACCAAAAGAGGTAGCATCTAAATACAAAGCATCTGTTCCGGAACGCAAACTACGGCGAAATAAAAGGCTTAATATTGAAAAGACTCACGTAGATATTAAGGAAAAATCAATTGTTAAAGCTCACAATGTGGGTGTTTCTTATAAAGTTAACAAAGATGAATTTTGGGCTCTAAAAGGAAATTCTTTTGAAATAAAAGAAGGTGAAGTGGTAGGGATAATTGGTCATAATGGAGCTGGCAAAAGCACGTTATGCAAATTAATGACGAATATTTTGACACCCGATGAGGGAAATCTTGAATTAGAAGGTGAAACAACAGCTTTATTAGGCTATGGCACAGGTTTTAACAGTCAACTAACAGGTGTAGATAATATTTATTTAAACGGTATGTTGTTAGGAATGTCCAAAAAGAAAATTGATCATGATTATAATAAAATCGTTGAGTTTTCAAATTTAAAGCATGTTATCGATAAACCAATAAAACAATACTCAAGTGGTATGAGAGCGAGGTTGGGCTTTAGTATTGCAGCGACCCTCAAACCTGATATTTTTATTCTTGATGAGGCTCTTTCCACAGGGGACATTGCTTTTAAACAAAAAGCAAGTGAAAAAATACAAGACATGATGGAAGGAGCAAAAGCAGTTATTATTGTCTCTCATAGTATGAGCTTTGTAGAAAAAATATGTACGAGAGCGATCTGGATGGATCAAGGGCGGATAATCTACGATGGAGAACCACAAAAAGCGATAGAGCTATACCGAAATAAGTACAATGTGAAAAAAAAGATTAAAAAGATAAAAAAGAAAAAAAGGTGA
- a CDS encoding glycosyltransferase family 2 protein, with translation MKVNKSKVENPLVSIITPTYNSEKFISYTLDSVMAQSYSNWEIIVVDDCSMDSTVDIIQTYIEKDSRIKLLQLSENKGAAVARNTAIENAKGQYLAFLDSDDQWSPEKLEKQIAFMTRENISFSFTRYYLINERGEDIGLSELPPKRVTYNQLIKNNVIGCLTAVLNREKIGHISMVDIRTRQDYVLWLDLCKRGYEAYGIEEPLAYYRVKKKSISSNKIAMAKQNWKVYREIEGLNIFKSSWFFLNYIVSKTTKYLRRP, from the coding sequence ATGAAGGTGAATAAAAGTAAAGTCGAAAATCCACTTGTCTCTATTATTACGCCTACTTATAATTCCGAGAAATTTATTAGTTATACACTTGATTCAGTTATGGCTCAATCGTATTCCAATTGGGAAATTATAGTGGTTGATGATTGTTCAATGGATTCTACTGTGGATATTATCCAAACATATATTGAAAAAGATTCTAGGATAAAGTTATTGCAGCTATCGGAAAATAAAGGTGCTGCAGTAGCTAGAAACACAGCTATTGAAAATGCAAAAGGGCAATATCTTGCTTTTCTTGATAGTGATGACCAATGGTCACCTGAAAAATTAGAAAAACAAATAGCATTTATGACTAGAGAAAATATTTCTTTCTCGTTTACACGCTATTATCTTATTAATGAACGAGGAGAAGACATTGGATTGAGTGAACTTCCTCCTAAAAGGGTGACATATAACCAACTTATAAAAAATAATGTTATCGGTTGTTTGACAGCCGTTTTGAATAGAGAGAAAATTGGTCATATCTCAATGGTGGACATAAGAACACGACAAGATTATGTTTTGTGGCTCGATTTATGTAAAAGAGGATATGAAGCATATGGTATAGAAGAACCTCTTGCGTATTATAGAGTAAAGAAAAAGTCTATTTCAAGTAATAAAATTGCAATGGCAAAACAAAATTGGAAAGTATACCGTGAAATTGAAGGGTTGAATATTTTTAAAAGTAGTTGGTTTTTTTTGAATTATATAGTATCCAAAACTACGAAATATTTAAGGAGACCCTAA
- a CDS encoding ABC transporter permease, producing MKTYLEEMFKRRDLLIYLVKSGLKAEHRNSYLGYFWWLLDPLLGVLIYYFLVGVILGRGDEDFAVFLVIGLVAWRWSSTAVNTSAKAILKYSSIIKQVYLPKAIFPITRTLSQFVNFSFGLVIVALFLVIFGVMPGWQIIFLPFIILVQLLFLLAISLFLAYVSIFVRDIDNLLTHITRIWFYTSPIIWAGGRLPDHYQWVLQINPLAHIINAYRDVLMYQTIPGLTALLSLGIISIGFIAFFLYYYSKNEYKIIKAL from the coding sequence ATGAAGACATATTTAGAAGAAATGTTTAAACGAAGAGACCTCTTAATATATCTGGTGAAATCAGGTTTAAAGGCTGAACATCGTAATAGTTATCTAGGCTATTTTTGGTGGCTTTTAGACCCTTTACTTGGTGTTTTAATCTATTACTTCCTCGTAGGAGTTATTTTAGGTAGGGGTGATGAGGATTTTGCAGTGTTTTTAGTTATAGGGCTTGTAGCATGGAGATGGTCCAGTACTGCCGTAAACACTTCTGCAAAAGCTATTCTAAAGTATTCCTCAATTATAAAACAAGTTTATTTGCCAAAAGCAATATTTCCTATCACGAGAACCCTGTCACAATTTGTTAACTTTTCGTTTGGGTTAGTGATTGTTGCTTTATTTCTTGTGATCTTTGGTGTGATGCCAGGTTGGCAAATCATTTTTTTACCTTTTATTATTTTAGTTCAACTGTTATTTTTATTAGCAATTAGTTTGTTTTTGGCTTATGTTTCGATTTTTGTAAGAGACATCGATAACTTATTAACGCATATTACTCGTATCTGGTTTTATACATCACCAATTATTTGGGCGGGAGGGCGACTTCCAGATCACTATCAGTGGGTTCTTCAAATAAACCCACTTGCTCATATTATTAATGCCTATAGAGACGTATTGATGTATCAAACAATTCCAGGATTGACAGCCCTTCTTTCATTAGGAATTATATCAATTGGCTTTATTGCTTTCTTTCTTTATTATTATAGTAAAAACGAGTATAAAATTATAAAAGCTTTATAA